The segment tttttcttaaatgttaaaagtgagcctgcattcaccacttctactggcagctcattccacattcccaccactctctgtgtgaagaagccccccaccccacccctaatgttccctttaaacttttcccttttcacccttaacccatgtgctctgttttttttctcctccggcctaagtggaaaaagcctgcttgcattcactctatctatacccatcataattttatacacctctatcaaatctcctctcattcttctatgctccagggaataaagtcctaacatattcaaccttcctctgtaactcagtttcacaagtcccagtaacatccttgtaaaccttctctgcactctttcaaccttaataatatccttcctgtaattaggtgaccaaaactgcacacaatactccaaatttggcctcaccaatgtcttatacaacctcaccataacattccaattgtTATACTCagtaccttgatttatgaaggccaatgtgccgaaagctctctttactaccctatctacctgtgatgccactttgagggaattatgtatctgtattcccagatccctcttttctactgcattcctcagtatcctaccatttaccttgtgtgctctaccttggtttgtccttccaaagtgcaatacctctcacttgtctgcattaaactccatctgccatttttcagcccatttttccagctgggccaaatcccgctgcaagctttgaaaaccttcctcactgtccactacacctccagtctttgtatcatcagcaaattttctgatccaatttaccacattattatccggatcattgatatagatgacaaataaaaatggacccagcactgatccctgtggcacaccactagtcacaggcctccactcagagaagcaattctgcactaccactctctgacttctcccactgagccaatgtctaatccaatttactacctcaccatgtatacctactgactgaatcttcctaactaacctcccatgcgggaccttgtcaaaggccttactgaagtccatgtagacaacatccactatctTCCCTTCATCAGGTTTCCTGGTaacctcgaaaaactctaatagattagttaaacatgacctaccacacacaaagccatggtggctctccctaataagtccctgtctatccaaatacttgtagatcctatctcttagtactccttccaataatttacctactactgacgtcaaacttactggcctatattTCCCGGTTTACTTTGAGATCCTTTTTTAATCAACGGAACAACAtgggctatcctccaatcctccggcacctcacccatggatactgacattttaaatatatctgccaaggcccctgcaatttcaacactactctccttcaaggtccaaggaaatactctgtcaggtcctggggatttatctactctgatatgcctcaagacagcaagcacctccacctctttaatctgtataggttccatgacctcactacttgtttgccttatttccatagactccttgccagtttccttcgtaaatacagatgcaaaaaacccatttaagatctctcccatttcttttggttccatacatagccaaccactctgatcttcaagaggcccaattttatcccttttgctcttaatatatagtggcatgcaaaagtttgggcaccccagtcaaaatttctgttactgtgaatatttaagtgagtagaagaagaactgatctccaaaagtcataaagttaaagatgaaacattcttttcaatgttttaagcaaaattagtgtattatttttcttttgtacaattttagagtggaaaaaaggaaaggaacaccgtgcaaaagtttgggaaccccaagagatttgagctctcagataacttttaccaaggtctcagaccttaattagcttgttagggctatggcttgttcatatTCATCATTAGgtaaggccaggtgatgcaaatttcaaagctttataaataccctgactcctcaaaccttttcccaacaatcagcagctgcctagcactcggaatatgaaaataaatgatgcccacaaagcaggagaaggctttaagaagatagcaaagcattttcaggtagctgtttccttatttcgtaatgtaattaagaaatggcagtttacAGGAATGGTGGatgtcaagttgaggtctggaagagcaagaaaactttctgagagaactgctcataggattgctagaaaggcaaatcaaaatccccgtttgactgcaaatgaccaggaagatttagcagactctggagtggtggtgcactgttctactgtgcagcaacacctgcacaaatatgaccttcatggaagagtcatcagaagaaaaccttttttGCATCTACACCACAAAATACAGCATTAGAAGTTtgtaaaggaacatctaaacaagcctgatacattttggaaacaagtcctatgggctgatgaagttaaaataaaacTTTTTGGATGTAATGAGCAAAGATATGTTTGGAGAAAataaggtgcagaatttcatgaaaagaacacctctccaactgttaagcacaggggtcatgctttgggcttgtgatGCAGCTAGTAGCTTGGGGAACATTTCAccggtagaaggaagaatgaattcaattaaataccagcaaattctggaagcaaacatcacaccgtctatataaaaaaaagctgaagatgaaaagaggatggcttctacaacaggataatgatcctaaacacacctcaaaatgcacaatggactacctcaagaggtgcaaactgaaggttttgccatgaccctcacagtcccctgatctaaacatcatcgaaaatctgtggatagacctcaaaagagcagtgcatacgggacagcccaagaatctcacagaagtagaagccttttgcaaggaagaatgggtgaaaatcctccAAACAAGAATTAAAAGACTCTtaactggctacagaaagcatttacaagctgtgatactggCCAAAGTGGGTGTTAATATGCACTGACCAGGTAGGGTGCCCAAaattttgcttcgggcccttttccttttcttgttattttgaacctgtaaaagatggaaataaaaaaaagtaatcatgcttaaagtattaaagaaatgtgtcatctttaactttatgccttttgaaaatcaggtcatcgtttactcacttagctattcacagtaacagaaattttgaccaggggtaccCAAACTTCTTCATGCCACtgtacctgtagaagctcttagaattatccttcaccttgactgccaaagcaacctaatgtcttcttttagccctcctgatttctttcttaagtattttcttgcactttttatattCCATCTTGTACGTCTCTCCTGTTGCAGATGCAGAGGTCCTGGGCCCAGATGATGGGCGTGCGGAAGACAGCCTTCACCCTGACTCCACGGTGTGTCCCTGCCCAGCACCAGGGCACCTGCTTCTTGCTGACAGCAACTCCAGTGCGGCACAGAAGCACAGAGGTACAGAGAGACCAAAGGTTTCACAAGGGATGGTGTGGTGGAAGGAGGAGTGTTAGCTGGGAAATAGAGAGCTGTGAGCACTGGAGGGGTGTGCAGTCTGCTGGGGCTCTGGGGGTAGTTGCGTGTAGGGGGTTATGAAGACAGGGAATGGTGTATGGTCCAGTGGTGGTTGCAGGTGTATGTCGCAGGCCAAAGAATGTCCCCAGCACAAATGGGGAGGGGTGCTGAAgtcagagggagttacagagtcAAGGAGGGGTATAATACTGGTGGAGTGATAGAGTCTGGAAAGGGATAGAAGGTTGCAATGATACAGAGGAGTGTGGGGTTAAGAGTGGGCTACACAGATGGGGGAAGTATTGGGGTTGGCTGGGGTTACAGGTGGGGGTAGGGGCAGGAGCTCACAGATGAAGAGGGTTGTGTGATGTGGAGGGGGTGGTCACAAGGGAGGAGGGTGGGATCTGAAGGATTGACAATGGGGAGCAGTTCGGTATGCAGGTGGAGAAGACAGACGTGGATGGTCAGGAATGTCGGGAGAGAGATTAACCTCATGGTCTGTGATCTGTGTCTACAGCCGCCGTCGTCCCTTGGATTAGCCTCAGCAAATGAGATCGTCCAGTCAACAGGAACCAGTACTGCCTCTGGGGGAGTCGTCCAATCGGCCGAGGCCCTGGCACACTCTGGGGGAGTCGTCCAATCCGCTGAGGCCCTGGCCCCCTCGGTGGAAGTGGTCCAATCAGCCAGCGAGGTGCTGCGGGAGGCCGGACTCAGCGAGCTGGGTCTGGGAGGATATACGCCCGTCGGCCTGATCCAAAACATCCTCGAGTTCCTGCATTTGGATGTGGGGCTGCCCTGGTGGGGGGCAATTGTGGCTGGTGAGGGCAGGAGTGGGGCAGAGGGCAGCGCTGCGCACATTCCTTCCTACATCGCCTGTGCCTCCCACATTATACTACTGCACACTTGCCCAATGTCTATAATGCCGATCACTGTTCTGCctccctcctcagcaccctcCCTTTACCTCCTACAACCCTCTCCCTCTTCTGTTTCCTGTTCCCCATCATCTCCACAATCCTCACGTCCCCCTACCCTGCAGCTGCCagctcccatcccctccccaccactcccccaTTCCTGGCTACTCCTCTTCCCATATTCCTTGGGTTTCGGATACGCTTTGGCTGACTCTACCTCTTCCTTTCGCTGCAGGGACTGTGATGGCCCGAACCATGGTCTTCCCGGTCATTGTGAAGGGTCAGCGGGAAGCTGCCAAGCTCAACAACCACCTCCCAGCCATGACCAAGCTCACCAACAAGATGAATGAAGCCAAAGCCAGCGGCAACAAGTTCGAATGTGAGTGTCTGACCGCCTGCCCTCGCCCGCTGCCCCCACGCGCTGGGTCGTGAGCCGGGACCGCCCGTCCGTTTGGCGACCTGTGCTTGCTCTCTGTCTGTATCCTATTGAATAGGCTGTTGTGGAGGGAGTATTTTTGTCCCTGGTACAGTAGGATTGCTGCTGCTTCTCAAACTTCAGGACGTGCCTGAGCCTGTTTGAGGTGGACAGGGCTAGGAATGAGAGTATAGGTTTATTCCATTTGATATTGAAAACCCCTTTACCCCACTCCACCACTACCTTCGGACCTTCATCTTACCTCCCCATTGTTTTTTAACCCTTTCgtcttctcttcccctccctttcATGGTCTCttgcttcctctccccctccatcTCCTCCCTGTCTACTTCTTTCtcactcctccttcccctcccgctTCCCCCAGTTGCTAAGGCGTACTCGGACCTGATGATGTTCCAGAAGAAACACGATGTTAACCCTCTCCGGGGCTTCTTGGTGCCTCTGGTCCAGGTCAGTGGCTGTTCCGCTGCCTTGTGTTAATGAGTGCAGAGGGTGGGTCTCGGGTGAGAGGGCGAGGCAGGGCGTGGTCGGATAGGCCTGGTTGAGGGGCCAGATGGGACTGTGGTCAGGATATCCTGATTCTTGTTCCCTGATGTTGGGAGGAGAGTGTTTTGATGATGGGCCCAGGATCAAAGGAGATGGATTGTGTTTGAGATGGACGAGTGGGTGAGGTGTTGGAGACAGATTGGGTGGGGGAAGGAAGTTTGTGGGAATGGGCCGGAgtgagaaggggtggggtgggggttgggcaCACACCAGAGAGAGGAGGGATGGTGTTGGAGTCAAAACAGTGAGAAGGGATGGGGCAGTTGTTGGGAACGACTGGAGTgaggggatgggggtgaggggggaaggtatTAGGGGATGGTGAAGTTGGGTGTTCGGgatgaactggagtgaggggCGGTGGGGGATGCATGTTGGAACAGATTGGTTGAGGGGGgtttggagggtgtgtgtgggagatGGACCTGTATGAGGGAGTTGGGCAGGGGTAGGGGTGCGTGTTGGGGGCAGACCAGATTGAATGCTCTTGGAGTGAACTGGAATGTGTAGGGTGGGTGTGGGGGGCAGATTGGAGTGAGAAAGGGAGAAGGCAAGATGCTGGGTATGGGCCAGAATGagatgtttgggggggggggggggcagaagttGTTGGGGATGGATTGGAATGAGAGGTTAGCTGGGTAGggtaatgaggggagatttagtgtggggtatgtaCAAAGTGAGCAGGGTTGTGGATGGACAAGAGTTAGGGTGTCAGGGGAGGTTGTTGCGGATGGACCGGAATGAGAGGTTAGCTGGGTGGGGTGTTGGGGACAGATCTAGTGTGGGGTATGTACAGATTGGGGGGAGAATGTGTGGACATGCCTGTGTGAAGGGGGTGGGAGAGGGTGGACTGGAGTTGGGGTGGTGGTGTATGAGATGGATGTTGGAGTTGGACTAGTATGAGGGAAGTGGTTTGGGCCGACCGGAGGAGGATTGGGCCAGAGTGAAGGGATTTGTGGGAAAGTattgaggactgactggagtgaCGGGGCATAGCAGTAGGGTATTCAGGCAGACGGGGAGAAGGGGTTTTGGGGTGGGTGTTGGGGATTGGCGGTGGGAGGGTTGGGGCAGGAAATCTGGGACAGGATGCCCTGTCACCATCAATCTTTTTTCCTCTGTTCTACCCACAGGCCCCGATCTTCATCTCTTTCTTCATAGCCCTGAGGCAGATGGCCTACCTGCCCGTTCCTAGCATGCAGCATGGGGGCCTCTGGTGGTTCCCTGACCTCACCTTGAGCGATCCCTTTTACCTGCTGCCTGTGCTCGTCACTGGCTCCATGTGGGCCATCCTGGAGGTAACTGAGGTCCCGTCCTCCCAGCCACAACCCCCGTGCCATTCGATTGGGTTGGCCTGTTCCCTGCCTACCACCCAGACCCAATTTGACCTCTTTCCTCTGCTCCCTCTCCGCCCTGGCTTCAAACCCTGGCCCTGTTCCTGGCCAGTGTCACACACCAGGTATAAACGGCCTTGCGCAACTCTATTGCCCCTCGCCTTCTCCATACCCATACCCCTCCAATTACTTGATGCCCCCTCGCATGGTGGCCCTTGCCACACCCCTGCGTACACTGCCCAGTTGGAGAGTTGACAATGATTGAGtaacctgtttttttttaacatcctGGACACCCTCCCTTCCCTTttgtcccctcccctcccctctcccaccagctGGGTGCCGAGTCAGGAGTGGACAATCCCAATCTTCGGACCATGAAGGCCGTCTTCAGGATCATGCCGCTGGTTATCCTGCCCTTCACCATCTCCTTCCCCACGGTGAGTGCTGCTCTGCCAGACCGTCCCCTTGCTCTGGGATGTGGCGTTTGCCTTTATTTATATGTATCCTTTGGTTCCCGACTTCCCCGCCAAAGGAAAAGTCGACTCTACCCTATCTCTCCTCCTCATAGTCCAAAAATGTTTGCTCCTCACCCTATCCTTAttgaatgaattgactttattacttacatcctttacatacatgagtaaaaatctttatgttatctccatctgaatgtgcaaagtgcaaattagagtaatttgtaataaatagtattacAATATGATGGCcaatataacattgaaatacaattgtatcagcttgAATTAATCTGTCTGgtggcctagtggaagaagctgccctgaagcctgttggtcctggctttaatgctgctgaaccatttcccggatggtagcagccagAATAGTTTGTGGTTtgaggtgactcaggtccccaatgatcccttGGGCCCttcttacacacctgtctttgtaaatgtcctgaatactgggaagttctcatccacagatacactgggctgtccgtactacactttgcagagtcctgcaattgagggaagtacagttcccataccaggcagtgacactgccagtcaggatgctctcggtTGTGCCCCTTTATAACTCCAGGCCTGAATCTCCATTTCCAGGCATTGAATCTCTTCTGCATGCTCTCGGTTCCCGTTGCTACCGCATTCTTCCTGCAATGTGCTAACCAGGAATATCCACTATTGTTATTGGCACGCCACTTTGCCTGTGAACGGTAGAGCACCAGGGAGTGTAATGGGACAGAGTGATCGAGGAGTACAAGCTTGTAAGTTGAAAGCTGTGTGTGCTGCAGGTAGTCAAGGTGGAGAGAAAGGTGTTTAGCACACTGACCTTCATCAGGCAGGGCTTTGAGTCGGGGCATTATGTTGCGGGTGTCAATGTagctggtgaggccgcacttgaagttctggtcaccctgTTAGAGGAAAGGTGAGCTTCAAGCAGAAAGCGCAGAAAGGATTTGAGGATGTTCCCAGTAGTGGAAAGCCTGAGTTATAtaagggagaggttggccaggcagGATCTTAATTACTTGGAACTGAGCATAATGAGAGGGCGACCTTCTAGAAAtgcttaaaattatgagagacatagattaagtggacagtaacacacacaaaatgctggtggaacacagcacgccaggcagcatctgtaggaagaagtacaatcgatgttttggggcgagacccttcctcaggactcgggggtcctgacaaagggtcttggcccgaaacgtcgactgtacctcttcctatagatgttgcctggccttctgcgttccaccagcattttgtgagtgttgcttgaatttccagcatctgcagattttcttatgttTAAGTGGACAGTAACAGTCTTTTATTCAGGGTAagggtttagggtgagagggtaaAGATTTATAAAGGATTTAAGTGCAATGTTTCACATGCAGAGGGTCATGGATATGTGGAAGTGAGAGAGTTGTTGAAGCAGGTACAACAGTATTTAGGAAGCACATGGTTGTAGTGATATGTGGTAATACTGGAAATTGGGACTACCTGGGAGGGGACAACAATCGGCATGGGCTggttgagctgaagggcctaCATCGATACCATTTTGCTCAACACTGGAGGGTGCTGCCCTCTAGTCTTCGATCAGTGGAATGACAAGTTGGATTGTGTGGATACGCTTGTATGTGTCAAGAACCTCATCGTCAATTTGCGGGACatgtcactgggggatggtctaTATGATTACATTATTGTACATTTGTTTGCTGTTTTGAATGTTCTGTGTGTGCCCTGTGCTgtgtgtgttttgcatcttggtcctggaggaacgctgttttgtttggctgtatttatgAATGGTTGAAcattaattaaacttgaacttcatgATTGTGACTTCTAAGTGTGATCCATTTATGCAATTTGGCATGATTTTTATatgtttttgtgtgttttctgACTTGTTAGACTTTTCCGTGACTCTCACTGTCAGGAACACGTTACACCGGGACATTTTAACTTGGCCTTAATGCTTCTCAGCCTTGAGTACAGTAAATGGTCGAACATCCACAATCCCCTGAACTAAATAATTTTaaagatgtagagaaatttcAGAGGACATTCCGGGCTCGTTGATCACAATGTTTGTGCGACCTATATAAATCTATGCCATGATCAATCTAGACCTTCCCTGCCACATAATCTATAAccatccatttttcttacatcataTGTAGATCTAAGAATATCTTAAATGTTCCTCGTGTATCAGCCTCTCCCAACAACTTCGTCAGTACATTCTAGGCATCAACCATTCTCCAAGAATCTATCTCTTACGTATCCCCCAAATTTTCATCTGCTGACCTTAAACAGATGTCCTCGGgtattagaaacacagaaacatggaaaacctacagcacaataaaggaccttcagcccacaatgctgtgccgaacatgtatgaactttagaaattacctagggttacccatagccctctttttctaagctccatgtacctatccaggagtctcttaaaagaccctatcgtgtctgcctccactaccattgccGACAGcctattccactcactcaccactctctgcataaaaaaaaacttacccctgacatctcctctgtacccactttaaagcaccttaaaactgtgccttctcatgttagccattccagccccgggaaaaagcctctgactatccacacgatcaatgcctcatcagcttgtacacctctatcaggtcacctctcctcctacgacattccaaggagaaaaggccaagttcactcaacctattctcataaggcatgctccccaatccaggccacatccttgtaaatctcctctgcaccctctctatagtttccacatccttcctgtagtgaggtgaccagaactgagcacagtactcccaagtggggtctgaccatggccctgtatagctgtaacattacctctcggctcttaaactctatcacatgattgatgaaggccaatgtactgtatgccttcttaaccatagagtcaaccagcacagcagctttgagtgtcctatggactcggaccccaagatcccgctgccaagagtcttaccattaatactgtatactgccatcatttttgacttaccaaaatgaaccacctcatacttatctgggttgaactctatctgccacttctcagcccaattttgtatcctatcgatgtccggctgtaacctcttgacagccctccacaacaccctcaacctttgtatcatcagcaaatttattaacctatCCTTCCACTTccgcatccaggtcatttataaaaatgatgaagagaaggggtcccagaggcACACCCTGGTCATGGATTTCCAtccagaatatgacccgtctacaaccactctttgtgttTTGTGAacaagccacttctggatccacaaagcaaggatcacacgcctccttaccttctcaagtgccttactgaaatccatatacactacactacatctactgctctaccttcaatgtgtttagtcacatcctcaaaacaattgaatcaggctcgtaaggcacaacctgtctttgacaaagtcatgctgactattcctaatcatattatgcttttccaaatgttcataaatcctgcctctcaggatcttttccatcagctttccaaccactgaagtaagactcactggtctataatttcccaggctatctctacaccctttcttgaataagggaacaacacctgcaaccctccaatcctctggaacctctcctgtccccattgaagATGTaaggatcattgccagaggctcagcaatctcctccctcacctctcacagtagcctggggtacatttgtTCCGGTCTTGGAGACTTATACAATGATGCTTTCCggaagctccagcatatcctcttaatgtctatatgctcaatcttttcagtccgctgtacaTCATCCCTACAagcaccaagatccttttctgtagtgaacactgaagcaaagtattcattaagtatctctgctatctcctccggctcCATACggacttttccactgtcacacttgattggtcctattctctcacaccttatcctcttgctcgtcacatacttatagaatgttttggggtttttcttaatcctctctgcaaacttcttgTTGCATCAACTTGTGAGGGTCATTTTTCAATACTCTGGattgatctcaactcacccctttgcgctactgaaagtttaaaccagcgaccgactcactggtgtcttccattgaccgaagccatcttgactctgactgtgtgtctgtgactgtccttgtatattcaaaacaaacAGTAGAAAAAATGTAAACATTCATTGttcatcaaataactccacctctctcaccatGGTAACCAAGCAATTTTGTAGTCCGTAGAAATCTAACAGTGTCCAAAAGTCGGTCTCATTCTCTCGTCATTtcaaagtgacagtccacagaaaaaatgaacccCAATGGTATATAACAACACATACTTCCTATTTCCCATCTACACAGGTAACCTACCTCgccgaagccctgttgagccaaagctctCCTACTCTGTCTGCCTTTTCTCTGACGCCTGCTCTGCAAATCTGTCTCCTTTTAACCTCTTCGAGCTGGTCTAAGTCACTGGCATCCATGTGCTTGTGCAGTCGTCGCTCGATCAAAACCAGTATTAGCCAGTGCTACCCTGAGAGAAATTTGCTGGCTGTTCAGTCTATCTATGCTCTATCGTCTCCTTTCATTCTCTGTCTCTCCaatgagaaaagccctagttgGCTCAACCGTTCCTCTTGCTTCAGTGTTTCCTGCACACTAATGTTCTACTGTCTGCTTCAGGACACTTTCTGCAGGAAGCAGCAGTCTGGATTCAGTGCTGTTAATCCCTTCCACATTGCACTGGGAATATCTGTCATTCCTGTAAACTCCAGCAAGTCATCTGTAATCTGCTCCTAGATTGAGCTAAACTTCAGGCTGGAGGAGTCTGGTTAGTGCTCAACCTAATGGTatcaacactgatttctctaacttcaccCCCCACACTTTTTTCTTTCCCCGTCTCcttctcctggtctcacctatcacctgtcagcctgTCCTCCTCTCCCTAACCTACCCTTAGCTACtgtccctctcacctggtctatCAGCTGTCACTTGTCAGCTTGTCCTCTCCCCAACCCCTGCCGCCTTGTTCTGGATCCTGCCTCCTTTGTTTCCAGTCCGAACGGCAGGTCTTGGCCCGAACCGTCGACTGTTGGTTTccatccataaatgctgtctactgagttcctccagcattttatgtatacAACACCAGCAAGTAGTGTCCAATCTAACTCAATCTGTCCGTACAGTACAAATTCTGCCTTTCTGGAATCACTTTTGTGACTCTTTCGGGCACAGGAGACTAAATCTGCAGATGATCCTTCCAAGCCCTTTGTGATCTCCAGTCATCCCCCTCTGTCCGCCCCACAGTCCCCGCAGCCTAATAAAGCACAGATAGCCAAGATGTACAAATTGGTTTGTCGCATCCGGGGGAAAAAAGTCCTATCAAGgtgatgctttttttttaaaagagaagCACGTTTGAAAAGAGCATTtcaggagaggctggataaacttgtgttGCTGTCTCTGTGGGGGGGAAGCTGCCAGAAGTTTATCAAAATAACGAGATAGGATAGATAGTTGACATCATTGAAGTCGATTTCCCGGGATGGACACGTAAAGTACTAGAGAGCATATGACTGGGAGAAGAGGGGGATGTTTAAGTGGAGATATTTGTTTTTTACACGGGGAGCAGTCGGTGGCCAGTATGTGCTATCAGTGGTGATGGTGAAGCAGATACGACACTGGCATTTAAATGATAAGACGTGCGTAcgggaatgttagcattcatttctagaggattaCAATTataaatgtaatgctgaggttttatgtaCTGTGTATATGCAAAGGTAAAATAAAACATTCATATAGACTACACGGTCTAAGCTAAGGGTTTGTTCAGACcatttttggagtattgtgagcagttctgaacCCCGTAGCTAAGTAAAGTTGTGCTAGTTTCTCCAGGTTtcctagcacagaaacaggctcaagTGCTCCCTGCCAACCAGATTCCCACCTAATCTACTGTCATCCTAATTACCCTCTGATCTTTCCTTtcggagtcaggtttattatctttgACCTATTCCATGAAATTTTAAATTGCAT is part of the Hemitrygon akajei chromosome 25, sHemAka1.3, whole genome shotgun sequence genome and harbors:
- the oxa1l gene encoding mitochondrial inner membrane protein OXA1L, with translation MSKMAAATAGRTWSQRLMQRSWAQMMGVRKTAFTLTPRCVPAQHQGTCFLLTATPVRHRSTEPPSSLGLASANEIVQSTGTSTASGGVVQSAEALAHSGGVVQSAEALAPSVEVVQSASEVLREAGLSELGLGGYTPVGLIQNILEFLHLDVGLPWWGAIVAGTVMARTMVFPVIVKGQREAAKLNNHLPAMTKLTNKMNEAKASGNKFEFAKAYSDLMMFQKKHDVNPLRGFLVPLVQAPIFISFFIALRQMAYLPVPSMQHGGLWWFPDLTLSDPFYLLPVLVTGSMWAILELGAESGVDNPNLRTMKAVFRIMPLVILPFTISFPTAVFTYWLASNTFSLLQVGFLRIPAVRQKLQIPDRIRHDPSLLPKQEGFIKSMKSGWKNAQAAQQLAERERRIKQHLDLAAKGPLRQTFTENPLQSKEVGASRVGSNSEQKHRPWQDTIG